The following are encoded in a window of Arthrobacter sp. OAP107 genomic DNA:
- a CDS encoding sugar kinase produces MNAGNPVSTGPYVLTFGETMALMRADQVGPLAHASTMSLGIGGSESNVAIGLRRLGVHAVWCGRIGADSLGQLVEREIRAEGVDVRIAVDPSAPTGLMIKERRTPDTQRVSYYRAGSAGSRIAPADIDDELISGAGLLHVSGITPALSPQAEATLRHAIRVARTAGVAVSFDLNFRGNLWSAEGAGSVYRDIIPLADIVFAGQDEAAIAVGPGEPEELARRIADLGPGQAVIKLGAGGALALVDGKLFRQAAVPVSVVDTVGAGDAFVAGYLAELVEGRSPAERLRTAAATGAFACLVPGDWEGFPRRHELALLEAKEPVSR; encoded by the coding sequence ATGAACGCGGGCAATCCGGTGAGCACGGGACCATACGTGCTCACGTTCGGCGAGACCATGGCGCTGATGCGCGCCGACCAGGTCGGCCCACTCGCGCACGCCTCCACCATGAGCCTGGGCATCGGCGGCTCCGAGTCCAACGTTGCCATCGGTCTCCGCCGCCTCGGCGTGCATGCTGTGTGGTGCGGACGGATCGGGGCGGACTCCCTGGGCCAGCTCGTGGAGCGCGAGATCCGGGCTGAAGGCGTGGACGTCCGCATCGCCGTCGACCCTTCCGCCCCCACCGGGCTGATGATCAAGGAACGCCGCACACCTGATACGCAGCGCGTCAGCTACTACCGCGCCGGGAGCGCGGGTTCCCGGATTGCACCGGCAGACATCGACGACGAGCTCATCTCCGGAGCCGGGCTGCTGCACGTCAGCGGCATCACCCCGGCGCTGTCGCCCCAGGCGGAGGCTACGCTTCGGCATGCCATCCGTGTGGCCAGGACTGCGGGTGTCGCCGTCTCCTTCGACCTGAACTTCCGCGGCAACCTCTGGTCCGCCGAGGGTGCCGGCAGCGTCTACCGCGACATCATCCCGTTGGCGGACATCGTGTTCGCCGGCCAGGATGAGGCAGCGATCGCCGTCGGTCCGGGTGAACCCGAGGAGCTGGCCCGGAGAATCGCGGACCTGGGGCCGGGCCAGGCCGTGATCAAGCTTGGTGCCGGCGGTGCCCTCGCCCTGGTCGACGGGAAGCTCTTCCGGCAGGCCGCTGTTCCCGTTTCCGTGGTCGACACGGTCGGTGCCGGCGACGCCTTCGTGGCCGGCTACCTGGCCGAACTCGTGGAAGGCCGCAGCCCCGCCGAACGCCTCCGCACCGCCGCCGCCACGGGAGCCTTCGCCTGCCTGGTCCCCGGCGACTGGGAAGGCTTCCCCCGCCGGCACGAACTCGCGCTGCTGGAAGCAAAGGAGCCGGTCTCCCGCTAG
- a CDS encoding bifunctional 4-hydroxy-2-oxoglutarate aldolase/2-dehydro-3-deoxy-phosphogluconate aldolase, producing MLRLENPGTASRPAPSAVLRETRAVAVLRAGHASDYAPVIEALQRGGVLSIELTLSTPGVWEELPLLRERFGGSLEIGVGTVTEAEDAETALDLGAAYIVTPVTDPGVIEACIRRGVPVYPGGLTPTELHTGWKLGATAVKIFPASTVGAGYVSQLRGPFPDIEVIPSGGVTIEDVPAWIRAGALAVSLGGPLLGDAFKGGDLQGLTARARRVRQLIDQTAEQLGAVK from the coding sequence ATGCTCCGCCTCGAAAACCCCGGCACGGCGTCCCGGCCGGCACCGTCCGCAGTCCTCCGTGAGACCCGTGCCGTGGCCGTCCTCCGGGCCGGGCACGCCTCGGACTACGCGCCGGTCATCGAGGCCCTGCAGCGCGGCGGCGTGCTCAGCATCGAACTCACCCTCAGCACGCCCGGCGTCTGGGAGGAGCTTCCCCTCCTCCGTGAGCGGTTCGGTGGCTCCCTCGAGATCGGCGTCGGGACGGTCACCGAAGCAGAGGACGCCGAAACGGCCCTCGATCTGGGCGCAGCCTACATCGTCACTCCGGTCACGGATCCGGGCGTCATTGAGGCGTGCATCCGCCGCGGCGTTCCGGTCTACCCCGGCGGCCTGACCCCCACCGAACTGCACACCGGCTGGAAACTGGGCGCCACCGCCGTCAAGATCTTCCCGGCCTCCACCGTCGGCGCCGGTTATGTCTCGCAGCTGCGCGGCCCGTTCCCGGACATCGAGGTGATCCCGTCCGGCGGCGTCACTATTGAGGACGTGCCGGCCTGGATCAGGGCCGGCGCCCTGGCCGTCAGCCTCGGCGGGCCACTCCTGGGCGACGCCTTCAAGGGCGGCGACCTGCAGGGCCTCACGGCAAGGGCACGGCGTGTACGCCAGCTGATCGACCAGACCGCCGAGCAGCTGGGAGCGGTCAAATGA
- a CDS encoding MFS transporter, translated as MTTAAHVPPGEVDQSKVRKAAVAGLIGTTLELYDFVIYGTASALVFSKLFFPNVSPAAALIASFTTFAVGFLFRPLGGIFFSHFGDRLGRKWILVVTLLLMGGATLAIGLLPTFDQIGLFAPVLLCVCRAAQGFGAGAEQSGGATLLTESAAPGTRGKLASLIMVGAAAGTALGALVWIAAQSLAPNDMLTWGWRLVFLSSIFVTVAALIIRRKLDESPVFEEIKQARTEPPAPLKEVARHGKANVLRVILMNFGVSTQSYTIQVFMASYLITVVGTDPKFIPPVLLIGALCGGVAAVSFGILSDKIGRRRVVSLITGALILFPAPAFMLLTTGSPVAIVLVIIVGFMLACQGVVGVHMSYFPEIFGSRYRYAGVTLGREFSSIIGGGIAPMVCAGLLGLFSNSWIPVAIYMSLTMLVSFIATRLSPETVNRDLTDPEDARPAGGVVATPTVAAELAAARPVK; from the coding sequence ATGACCACAGCAGCACACGTTCCCCCGGGGGAAGTCGATCAAAGCAAAGTCCGGAAGGCCGCCGTCGCCGGCCTCATCGGCACCACCCTCGAACTGTATGACTTCGTCATCTACGGCACCGCCTCCGCGCTCGTCTTCAGCAAACTGTTCTTCCCCAACGTCTCCCCCGCAGCTGCGCTGATCGCCAGCTTCACCACCTTCGCCGTCGGATTCCTGTTCCGTCCCCTCGGCGGCATCTTCTTCTCCCACTTCGGCGACCGCCTCGGCCGCAAATGGATCCTCGTGGTCACGCTGCTCCTGATGGGCGGCGCCACGCTGGCCATCGGCCTGCTGCCCACCTTCGACCAGATCGGCCTCTTCGCCCCGGTCCTGCTGTGCGTGTGCCGTGCAGCCCAGGGCTTCGGCGCCGGCGCCGAACAATCCGGCGGCGCCACACTGCTCACCGAATCCGCTGCCCCCGGTACCCGCGGCAAGCTGGCCTCGCTGATCATGGTCGGCGCGGCTGCCGGCACCGCCCTCGGGGCACTGGTGTGGATCGCCGCCCAGTCCCTGGCTCCGAACGACATGCTCACCTGGGGCTGGCGGCTGGTCTTCCTCTCCAGCATCTTCGTCACCGTCGCCGCGCTCATCATCCGGCGCAAGCTGGACGAATCCCCCGTGTTCGAAGAGATCAAGCAGGCCCGCACCGAGCCGCCAGCCCCGCTCAAGGAAGTCGCCAGGCACGGCAAGGCCAACGTCCTGCGCGTCATCCTCATGAACTTCGGCGTCAGCACCCAGTCCTACACCATCCAGGTCTTCATGGCCTCGTACCTGATCACCGTCGTCGGCACGGACCCCAAGTTCATTCCGCCGGTGCTGCTCATCGGTGCGCTCTGCGGCGGCGTCGCCGCTGTGTCCTTCGGAATCTTGTCCGACAAGATCGGCCGTCGGCGGGTCGTCTCGCTGATCACCGGAGCGCTCATCCTCTTCCCGGCACCGGCCTTCATGCTCCTGACCACCGGCTCCCCCGTGGCCATCGTGCTCGTGATCATCGTGGGCTTCATGCTGGCCTGCCAGGGCGTGGTGGGTGTGCACATGAGCTACTTCCCGGAGATCTTCGGCAGCCGCTACCGCTACGCCGGGGTCACCCTGGGCCGCGAGTTCTCCTCCATCATCGGCGGCGGCATCGCGCCGATGGTCTGCGCCGGACTGCTGGGCCTCTTCAGCAACTCCTGGATCCCGGTCGCCATCTACATGTCGCTGACCATGCTCGTCAGCTTCATCGCCACGCGACTCTCCCCCGAGACCGTCAACCGCGACCTGACCGATCCCGAGGACGCCCGCCCTGCCGGCGGTGTGGTTGCCACCCCTACGGTGGCGGCTGAGCTGGCCGCCGCCCGCCCCGTCAAGTAG